The window GTCGCTGAGTGATCGCCGCATGCTGGGAGCAATCAACGAAGAGAAATCGGTGCGGCTGTTAGCCAAGCTTCTATCACTAAGCTATCGCAAAGCCTTCGGTGTGACGGTGAAACTGGATGCGGAAGACGTGAAAGAACGGCTGGGACAATTGTTTCGACCAGCGGACTTGTAGTCGCAGTTGCTTGCCGTGCGCATCAAATCGCGAATTTTGAATTGACCTCGCTCACACTGTGCTGTCGCACGTTGCCAATGGTAAATTCGCGCGCGGTTCTCCCTTGCTCACGCGGCGGGCCTCCTAGCAAGGCAACACTTACCGAAACGTCCCACTGGCCAGCTTGGTGACTTTCCGCAGATCCACACGGCGTACTGCCGTCCAAGGAATGACTGAGAGCGAATACTCTTCGTCGTTATCCTTGTGAGCGAACACGCCGTATTCACCCGTGGAGAGGATTTCGGCGTAGTGGTCAGGCGAGATGATTTCGCCTTCTTGCAGGAAGATTTCGAGCTCGGTCGTGTCGTTTTTGTGATCCCACAGTCGGCCGACGATGTAGCCGAGGGCGTGTACGCCGGGCGGAATCGGCTCGGGGTCGGGCTCGATTTCTTCGACCGTGGCTTCAACGACTTCTTCCTCGGCAGTCTCAGGCCCGAGGGACATTTCGTCTTCGACCGGATCTCCCGAGGGAACGTCATCGTCCTCGACTTCACCGGTCGGAATGTCTTCTTCCGGCACGTCGTCTTCGGGGATCATGAACCGCGCGCCGCAGTGTGGGCATTGGCCGGCTTTGCCTTTGAGCGACGGTGGGCCGTTCAGCTTGTGCCCGTTCGGGCAGAGGAACACAAAGACGCCCGGCTTGACGGAACTCTTGGTGCTTTCGGTGCCGATCCGCGAACCGCCGACGACGCCCGACTTCCCAACATCCGACTGGCCGCCGTTGCCCGCATCGCTGGTTGGACCGGGCATGGGATCGAGCGGCGGCAATTTGCCGGGGGGCATGCGATCGGCTTCGTTCGGCTGCGATGCGTCGCCAGATTCAGGAGCCGGAGCACCTTCGTTCAGTTCCTCTAGCGTGGGAATCACGAACGCCGTTGCACACTTCGGGCATTTGCCACCCTTGCCGGCCATGTGATCCGGAGCGCTGAGCTGATGGCCGTTCGGACACAAAAACTTGATCATGCCTGGGAGCAATTCAAAAGGTGTGGGCGCAGGTCAGCAAAAACGGCAGGGCCGAAATGCGAAAACACTCGCGCCCGAAATCTAGCCTAATCGGGCGCACATGCCGGTTCAAATCGAGTAGCTGGAGCGGGGATCGAACCCGCACGGTGGATTACCCACCACAGGATTTTAAGTCCTGTGCGTCTGCCGATTTCGCCATCCAGCCGGGCAGGCAGGGAATTGTATCGTGGTTCGGCGACGATTGGCAGGCGCGAAGGCCAGCGGAAAAAAGAAGAGCCCGAATGCTGGAATCCGGACGACGAAACGCAAAAGGCGAGTTGGTTGGCCCAACTCGCCTTTTGGTAAATCTGATTTGCGGTTGCAGTCGATTCGTTAGCCGGCCATGCGGCGGATTTGATCGGCTTCGGCCATTTCGGCGGCGGCTGCCGTGTAACGGAACTGCATGAGGTAGGCGTCTTCGGTGGTGTCTTCGTAGAAGTCACGCAGCAGCGAGACAGCGCGGAAATTGAGATCGCGGAAGAAGAGTTGAGCGTCGAGATTGGTTTCGCGAACCTCGAGCATGATGCGACTGCGGCGCTGCGGCGACAACTTGGTCACCAGCTTGCGAACCATTTGCGTGCCGACGTTGCGGCGTCGGAAATCGGGATGCACGGCAAAGTTGAGCACGTGCAGCCGATTGCGGTGCAATTCGTAAATCATGAAACCGACGACGCGCTCGCTGTGTTCGGCAATCATGCCGATGCAGTTGCGCTGCCGCAGGCAACGGATGAAGTCTTCCTCGGACCAGGAAAACTCGAAGCTCAGATCTTCGATCCGCAAAACTTCGGCCATGTCGCGGCGAATCATCCAGCGAATGTGGACCGGCGCTTGAGTCTTGGCAGAAGTGGTCATCGGTGGGTTCCTTCCCAGATCGGCGAGTGCGTGGTTTTGGGGAGCTAATTGGCGGCCGCGGCAATTCATTTGTCGCGGGCAGGCTGTGTACTCGCAGCAGTGCTGGAAGTAGCAGGGTGTGCCGGATCAGCTAACGGGTAATTTAATTTGCCTCGCGAAAAACGGGAACACCAACTGTGAAGAATCGAACTTCATCTGCTA is drawn from Anatilimnocola floriformis and contains these coding sequences:
- the rimI gene encoding ribosomal protein S18-alanine N-acetyltransferase; amino-acid sequence: MTTSAKTQAPVHIRWMIRRDMAEVLRIEDLSFEFSWSEEDFIRCLRQRNCIGMIAEHSERVVGFMIYELHRNRLHVLNFAVHPDFRRRNVGTQMVRKLVTKLSPQRRSRIMLEVRETNLDAQLFFRDLNFRAVSLLRDFYEDTTEDAYLMQFRYTAAAAEMAEADQIRRMAG